One genomic segment of Streptomyces niveus includes these proteins:
- a CDS encoding AurF N-oxygenase family protein has product MAAAREVPEYERDLLVQLTLRWGKRVAVKKDELDLDGHFDAALPDFPEHLVPVLALPGADRLDRDARERILSASWIAYNAKTAAIEDEIILPACRLMLQERIPVRRDDVAVDALHQTIIDEHYHILMCHNAVGVTRRRRDLADVRFAPDVWSVVQGLHAVRAGLSGFDRDIVDIAFSLAAETTISGFLSALATAQEIQPMNRITTDLHRRDESGHAVVFRELCGSLYRNLDGVQQGMFREALVTGLTAFRSADLDPWVAVAAQGGFEIDTGQLSKWAASRPVPARDTGPLQLLLDDLGISHDLVEMVRR; this is encoded by the coding sequence ATGGCGGCGGCACGTGAAGTACCCGAGTACGAGCGTGACTTGCTGGTGCAGTTGACGCTCCGCTGGGGGAAGCGGGTGGCCGTCAAGAAGGACGAGCTGGACCTTGACGGCCACTTCGACGCGGCGCTGCCGGACTTCCCCGAACACCTCGTCCCGGTCCTCGCCCTGCCGGGCGCCGACCGGCTCGACCGGGACGCCCGTGAGCGCATCCTGTCGGCGTCATGGATCGCGTACAACGCGAAGACCGCGGCCATCGAGGACGAGATCATCCTGCCGGCCTGCCGGTTGATGCTCCAGGAACGGATCCCCGTCCGCCGCGACGACGTCGCCGTCGACGCGCTGCACCAGACGATCATCGATGAGCACTATCACATCCTGATGTGCCACAACGCCGTCGGCGTCACCCGCAGGCGGCGCGACCTGGCGGACGTGCGGTTCGCGCCGGACGTCTGGTCGGTCGTCCAGGGACTGCACGCGGTCCGCGCCGGGCTGTCCGGCTTCGACCGCGACATCGTCGACATCGCGTTCTCCCTGGCCGCCGAGACGACGATCAGCGGGTTCCTCTCCGCACTCGCCACCGCCCAGGAGATCCAGCCGATGAACCGGATCACCACCGATCTGCACCGGCGGGACGAGAGCGGACACGCCGTGGTGTTCCGCGAGTTGTGCGGCTCGCTCTACCGGAACCTGGACGGTGTACAGCAGGGGATGTTCCGCGAAGCACTCGTCACCGGGCTGACCGCGTTCCGCTCCGCGGACCTGGACCCCTGGGTGGCCGTGGCGGCCCAGGGCGGCTTCGAGATCGACACCGGTCAGCTGAGCAAGTGGGCCGCGTCCCGTCCCGTACCCGCGCGGGACACCGGACCGTTGCAGCTGCTTCTCGACGACCTGGGCATCAGCCACGACCTGGTCGAGATGGTCCGGCGATGA